The Dunckerocampus dactyliophorus isolate RoL2022-P2 chromosome 13, RoL_Ddac_1.1, whole genome shotgun sequence genome window below encodes:
- the gabra2a gene encoding gamma-aminobutyric acid receptor subunit alpha-2, with amino-acid sequence MTGRWSCRLTVVLVYIIALHTRSKGDSNATRKDIATFTKILDSLLDGYDNRLRPGLGDRETEVKTDIYVTSFGPVSDTDMEYTVDVFFRQSWKDERLKFHGPMNILPLNNLMASKIWTPDTFFHNGKKSVAHNMTMPNKLLRIMEDGTLLYTMRLTVQAECPMHLEDFPMDSHSCPLKFGSYAYTKNEVTYIWTRNASQSVDVAADGSRLNQYDLVGQTVGKETIKSSTGEYTVMTAHFHLKRKIGYFVIQTYLPCIMTVILSQVSFWLNRESVPARTVFGVTTVLTMTTLSISARNSLPKVAYATAMDWFIAVCYAFVFSALIEFATVNYFTKRGWAWDGKSVVNDKKKESSVMKKNNAYAVAVANYAPNVTKDSTLPTISKCAPSDPSKAYPEKKPEQNKKTFNSVSKIDRISRIMFPVLFGSFNLVYWATYLNREPVIKDLDHAK; translated from the exons ATGACAGGACGATGGAGCTGTCGTCTTACGGTTGTGCTGGTCTACATCATCGCGCTGCACACAAG GTCCAAAGGCGATTCCAATGCAACACGCAAAGACATCGCAACGTTCACGAAGATCCTGGACAGTCTACTGGATGGATATGACAACAGGTTAAGACCGGGCTTGGGAG ATCGTGAGACAGAAGTCAAGACGGACATCTATGTGACCAGTTTTGGCCCAGTGTCAGACACAGACATG gAATACACTGTAGATGTTTTCTTCCGTCAGAGCTGGAAGGATGAGCGACTGAAGTTTCATGGCCCAATGAACATTCTGCCTCTCAACAACTTGATGGCCAGTAAGATCTGGACTCCGGATACTTTCTTTCACAATGGAAAGAAGTCTGTGGCCCACAATATGACAATGCCCAACAAACTATTGAGGATTATGGAGGATGGAACGCTGCTCTACACCATGAG GCTAACAGTTCAGGCTGAATGTCCCATGCACCTGGAAGACTTTCCCATGGACTCTCACTCATGTCCTCTCAAGTTTGGCAGCT ATGCCTacacaaagaatgaagttaCTTATATTTGGACGCGGAATGCCTCCCAGTCTGTGGATGTGGCGGCTGACGGATCCAGACTCAACCAGTATGACTTGGTGGGCCAAACAGTCGGGAAGGAGACCATTAAATCCAGCACCG GTGAATACACTGTCATGACTGCCCACTTCCACCTGAAGAGGAAAATTGGCTATTTCGTGATCCAGACCTATTTGCCTTGCATCATGACAGTAATCCTTTCCCAGGTCTCTTTTTGGCTCAATCGAGAGTCTGTTCCAGCCAGAACTGTATTTG GTGTAACGACGGTTCTCACAATGACAACCCTTAGTATCAGTGCCCGCAATTCACTGCCCAAAGTGGCCTATGCAACAGCGATGGACTGGTTTATTGCCGTGTGCTACGCCTTTGTCTTCTCCGCCCTCATTGAATTTGCCACTGTCAACTACTTCACCAAGCGGGGCTGGGCCTGGGATGGAAAGAGTGTCGTTAATGACAAG AAAAAAGAATCCTCTGTGATGAAGAAGAACAATGCCTATGCTGTGGCTGTGGCTAACTACGCTCCTAACGTCACTAAAGACTCGACGCTACCCACAATCTCCAAATGTGCCCCAAGTGATCCCAGCAAGGCTTACCCTGAGAAGAAACCGGAACAGAACAAGAAAACCTTCAATAGTGTCAGCAAGATTGACCGCATTTCCCGCATCATGTTTCCTGTTCTATTTGGGAGCTTTAACCTTGTGTACTGGGCTACCTACTTGAACAGAGAACCGGTTATTAAAGATCTGGATCATGCTAAATGA